In one window of Cydia fagiglandana chromosome 1, ilCydFagi1.1, whole genome shotgun sequence DNA:
- the LOC134666864 gene encoding gustatory and odorant receptor 24, producing MTRSRRGVAISRSSPGSPLAVQTPTWLVPRKKAEMAFYTNNSLFPNQPPIPNGIAAQMDEKSKNKIIFLDVTPNRTPRLPTPNNAIAPIQDNLINPDITRDIIYENIKPVFTLLRIMGVLPLTRPVPGVTQFQPASPSMLYSAVLYFSLIGYLLYLSLNKVQIVRTGAQEGKFEEAVIEYLFTVYLFPMIAVPLLWYETRKIAEVLNGWVEYEIAYKKLSNRVLPVGLYKKALAMSIVIPALSTASVIITHVTMVHFKLLQIIPYVFLEILTYMLGGYWYLLCETLSICAHILAEDFQQALRNIGPAGKVAEYRALWLRLSKLARDTGIANCYTFTFMSLYLFLIITLSIYGLLSKISEGFGVKDIGLALTAFCSIMLLFFICDEAHYASHNVRLNFQKKLLMIELSWMNADALTEVNMFLRATEMNPSQISLGGFFDVNRTLFKSLLATMVTYLVVLLQFQISIPDDSRVQEADDDDDFVNATASVTEAPTTLTTITTLLTTLAKKKKKH from the exons ATGACTAGGAGCCGCCGCGGTGTCGCCATTAGTCGCTCCTCTCCGGGCTCCCCACTCGCAGTTCAGACGCCAACCTGGCTAGTACCTCGGAAAAAAGCTGAAATGGCTTTCTACACTAATAATAGCTTATTTCCGAATCAACCACCCATACCCAATGGCATCGCGGCGCAAATGGACGAGAAGTCGAAGAACAAAATCATATTCCTGGACGTTACACCCAATCGTACTCCGAGATTACCGACGCCTAATAATGCCATAGCCCCGATACAAGACAACTTGATCAATCCCGACATTACCAGAGACATCATTTATGAAAACATCAAGCCGGTGTTTACTCTCCTGAGGATCATGGGCGTTCTTCCATTGACCAGGCCAGTTCCGGGAGTGACCCAATTTCAACCGGCCTCTCCCTCGATGCTTTACTCTGCCGTTCTCTACTTTTCTCTTATCGGATACCTTTTGTATCTTTCCCTAAATAAAGTCCAAATAGTGAGAACCGGTGCTCAAGAAGGTAAATTTGAGGAGGCTGTGATTGAGTACCTATTTACAGTGTATTTGTTTCCGATGATTGCAGTCCCTTTATTGTGGTATGAAACGAGAAAGATTGCCGAAGTTCTCAACGGATGGGTTGAATATgag ATTGCTTACAAAAAACTATCAAACCGAGTCCTTCCTGTAGGGCTATATAAAAAAGCTCTTGCCATGTCTATAGTCATCCCAGCACTTTCAACGGCATCAGTGATCATCACACATGTCACCATGGtccacttcaaattattacaaatCATTCCATACGTATTCCTGGAAATATTGACTTACATGTTGGGCGGCTACTGGTACCTTCTTTGTGAAACACTCAGCATTTGTGCGCACATCTTGGCAGAAGACTTTCAACAG GCTCTTCGTAACATTGGGCCAGCCGGAAAGGTCGCGGAATACCGCGCACTCTGGTTGCGCCTCAGTAAACTGGCTCGGGACACCGGGATCGCGAATTGCTACACCTTCACTTTCATGAGCCTGTACTTGTTCCTTATTATCACACTTTCGATCTACGGTCTGCTCAGCAAAATCTCCGAGGGTTTCGGAGTCAAAGACATCGGTTTAGCTTTAACGGCTTTTTGCAGTATTATGCTACTATTCTTTATTTGTGACGAGGCGCACTATGCTTCTCATAAC GTACGCCTGAACTTCCAAAAGAAGCTCCTAATGATCGAGCTGTCATGGATGAACGCGGACGCATTGACCGAGGTGAACATGTTCCTGCGAGCCACTGAAATGAATCCCTCCCAAATCAGCTTGGGAGGATTTTTCGACGTCAACAGGACGCTATTCAAGTCG CTACTAGCTACGATGGTGACTTACCTAGTTGTGCTCCTGCAGTTCCAAATCAGTATACCCGACGATTCGCGTGTCCAGGAGGCggatgacgatgatgatttCGTGAATGCTACCGCTTCGGTCACCGAGGCTCCCACCACTTTGACCACCATTACCACCCTGCTCACCACGCtagcaaaaaagaaaaagaaacatTAA
- the LOC134666878 gene encoding hsp90 co-chaperone Cdc37 yields the protein MVDYSKWKDIEISDDEDETHPNIDTPSLFRWRHQARLERMEERKREKEEFERKKNETKRKLAEAKSKLAEIGSDGPDLESLKKTLAELEKEDRELQKKEEELKKKEKQTPWNVDTISEPGFTKTVINTKPVRPKEENLTEEEKEEKMRKFIKENEKLLKQFGMLRKYDDSKTFLQQHPHLACEETANYLVIWCINLEMEEKHDLMAHVAHQTICMQYILELSKQLDVDPRACIGSFFSRIQVAEKTYKDSFDDELNQFKARIQKRAAEKIQQAIQEQEEEERKARLGPGGLDPVEVYAELPDELKKCFDTQDVPLLQATIAKMPEQEAIYHMKRCVDSGLWVPGKNDEEPTMKENNAAPAASSDDLD from the exons ATGGTGGACTACAGCAAATGGAAAGATATTGAG ATATCTGATGACGAAGATGAGACGCATCCAAACATTGACACACCATCACTGTTTCGATGGAGACACCAAGCACGTCTTGAGCGCATGGAAGAGAGGAAAAGGGAAAAGGAGGAGTTCGAACGCAAGAAGAACGAAACAAAGAGGAAATTAGCAGAAGCCAAAAGCAAACTCGCTGAAATCGGTTCTGATGGGCCTGATCTagaatcattaaaaaaaacactggcCGAGTTGGAAAAAGAAGACAGAGAGCTTCAAAAAAAGGAAGAAGAGcttaaaaagaaagaaaaacagaCACCATGGAATGTAGACACAATCAGTGAGCCCGGTTTTACAAAAACTGTTATTAACACAAAACCCGTGCGACCAAAGGAGGAGAATTTGACTGAGGAAGAAAAAGAGGAAAAGATGAGGAAGTTTATCAAAGAAAATGAGAAACTTTTAAAACAATTTGGCATGTTGAGGAAATATGATGACTCAAAGACATTCCTTCAGCAACACCCACATCTAGCATGTGAAGAAACAGCTAACTACCTTGTGATCTGGTGTATCAACTTAGAAATGGAAGAG AAACATGACCTCATGGCCCATGTAGCCCATCAAACAATCTGCATGCAGTACATTTTGGAACTCTCCAAACAACTGGATGTGGACCCTAGAGCATGCATTGGATCTTTCTTCTCAAG GATACAGGTGGCTGAGAAAACATATAAAGACTCATTTGATGATGAGCTGAATCAGTTCAAAGCTAGAATCCAGAAGCGTGCTGCAGAGAAGATTCAGCAAGCCATCCAGGAGCAAGAAGAGGAGGAAAGAAAAGCGAGACTTGGGCCTGGAGGACTGGACCCTGTCGAGGTGTATGCAGAACTTCCTGAT GAACTGAAAAAATGCTTTGACACACAAGATGTTCCATTGCTTCAAGCAACAATAGCCAAGATGCCAGAACAGGAGGCTATTTACCACATGAAGAGATGTGTTGACTCAGGCTTATGGGTACCCGGCAAGAACGATGAAGAACCCACCATGAAAGAGAATAATGCTGCTCCTGCTGCCAGTTCTGATGATTTAGACTGA